TAAACATGTTTACAATCACCTCAGTGAACGGAAGCAGCCCAGTTCCCTGACTGGATGTTCCCGGAGGAGGGGCCGTGCAGAAAAAGTTGGGAAAAATGGAGCTGAGGGCGGAACAAGAAGGAAGTCACGGGCTCCGACTGCCCCCTTCactcctccaccttcatcatGGCACGTTTATGCTCTGCTGCAGTTCATCTGGCTGACAGATAATGTTGTTATCGATGGATCTTTTAGTCTGATATGAGCAGTTCTGCAATCTGTCAGCTGGCTGCAGAACTTGAGAGACCCTGCAGGAAAAATTACAACGCAGCTAAAAAGTGCTAAAAGATGCGACTTAAACCTTCACATTGACATCCGCAGGTTCTCGTTAAGCGGGAGTTTTCGTGATAACACCGGAGATTATAAAAGGCAATAATGTCAGCAAACAGGCGGTGCAAAATATTCCAGGAATGCGCGCGCCAGTGGTTTGGAGAAAGGCTGTCAGAGGCTTCGTCTGCAACACAGCGGACGGTCTCGTAATCGCATTTGGAGGAGCGGAGACTGGACGTGCAGTTATTAGCCTGCTATTCCAGGGGAAAGCCTCTGGCTGCGCGGCCACGACCGGAGACGAGGGGAAAAGCTCAGCTGTGTGCGCTCACAGTGTGACAGCCCGAGCCGAGCGCACAGCCAGCATCTGCAGCCATCACATTTTAACTGTTATTGTTCCTGCTCAGGTCCTCCAAAGCGTGGaggcacacacatacacacactgtacatATCTCCGAGAagtggcaacacacacacacaaccacacacacactaggcCCTGTGTAATAAAGCATGCATGTGCACGCGGTAACACTGGCGTGTTGAAGTTGCCATACTCACTGCGGCTCTGGAACAAGGTCCGTGTTTCCAAAAGAAAAAGGCCAGTCACatatccccctcctcctcctcctccttctcctcctcagttctCCTGCCGCTGTCAACCTACAAAGTGACGCCTCGTGAGGTAACAGACGGTCAGTCGAGGTGAGCGGCTCCGTTTCGGGggtccctccctcctccgtatctgtctctccgtccctcgtctctcgctcctctctctttccctcttttccGTCTTTTCCACCGCTGGCGGCTTTCCCCGGCGCTCCGCTCGGGCGCTCCCGTGACGTCACGACGGTGGAGCGCGCGCCCCCGACACGTCAAATCCCCCCCTCTCGCTTTCCTCGCGGGCGCGCGTGCACGGTAATCTGATAATCTATTTTTAAAGTGAAGCCTTTATGGGACAAAAATATGGAGGATTAAAAGTGCCCAAaactgtaataaataaataaacatatcaTGAAATAATTACTTAAATATGCGACCAATTAAttataattgaaaataaaaacattgtttaaaaaaatgtcttcaaaagTTCATCCAAATGAATACCACAATGTTCATAACCATAAACCCGTGAAATATAGTTAATGAGCACTGCATTTTTAAGaactttatttggaaaaaaataaacaatacaaacaatatATTACATTATAGTTTATAACAAAGAACAAACTATATTCCATGATAATAAATAGTTTAACTAACCAATTGATATACGaacgtacacacacatacatgctgTCTAGCTGTCACTATTGTTACTTTATCCACCCAGGGTTCCATTATATTTGTAGCCCTAATCTGAATGCAACACTGTCATCATTCAtctatcacaaaaaaaacattcctttgtacctgtgtttttgtttgtttttgttttttgggaggGCGGGCTTTTCTGAAGCACATTTACTGGTTTCATGGAACAACCTGaaatttcaaacttttttcttcatttttcataCCAAGCAACACGTACAGTTAAAAGTTCCAGTCAAGTATAATTGCTTTTTTATGAATTCATTTGAAAATTACTGGGAAGTGGATCATTTCTTGCATTGAACCTGATTAGAGTTTTTGAAATTCTGAGTGGATTCCACAGGTTTGTATTTAAATACTCATTTTCAAATCATCCAAATAATGTTGGGAAaagctaaaaaataaaaatgtgcacaCTTTCGAACATATTTGGACGATTACTAACCAGAGAAGAACCAAACCTGAaaccagctggaggacagacgaAAAAGAATCAACACTGCCTCCTTATGTACAACATTGGCATGACTGAACTTTTTAAATAGTGGCCCTTAAAAACTTGCTCCTGACTATTTGGTCTTTGAGTGTCCATGTCCTGCATGTTCTAGAAGTCTCCCTGCTTTAGCACACCTCAACCTGATATTGACTTCTTCATCAAGCTTGTGAAGAAGCTCAGTAACGAGCTCtaattgcaatcaggtgtggtGCCATTGGGAGAGACATAAAACACGCAGGACTGTGGCACTCAAGGCCCAGAGTTGTGTACCCCTGGAGGATGACATGGACCAACTTTTAAAGCTTGGATCCACAAAAGGAATGGGGTTAAATGGATAtctcacaaaaacaaatgataatcACACAATCTCTCATTTTTTCTAGTAAACTGCTAATTCAAATGTAtgataaaattgaaaaaaaaaaagaataaaaatcagATGGTGGAAATAAAATgctatattttatgttttaagaaaaaaaccaTAAGCTATTTAACTACTTTGCaagcataaaacatgcaaaactgcGTGAGTTCGGTCTACAGTGATGGTAAACCTTTACGCTTGATGTGTTGTAGTCACTGATTTGTTCACTTTCACTTGTCTGTTCAATGATGTGCAGTGATGGTTAGATATCAGATGTCTGGCAGGTTTAGAGTCCACAGGCTGTATGTTTGATGACTAAATGACCTACATACGTCAGTATGTGGTGTATATAATAAATCCTGGCCAGTCTGACCTCTGAGGtttcccttccttccttcagtGTCAATCCAACACACAGTTCTAAATCATCCTGAAGATTTTATTTCGACCAACAAGACACTGACAAAaaggcactgacacacacacacatgcagaccaACACAAACATACACTGTGTCCCAGTTCCCTGGGCgccagtcagtcagccagctGAGGTATAAATAGTGCGCTGGCTAAAGTTCCCCTTGAGAGAAACACATCAGGAGCGACGGACCAATGCAATCTTCTGCTATCCTAACGAACAGTGAGGATTTATTCACTGTGTTGgcgtctttctgttttctctcacagtgAAGACTTCAAGTAgagttctgaaatgaaaatacattcaaaatgCTTTGTTTGCGGcagttttattgcttttatatTGGGGCTTTAATTCTGCAGATCTGAACAGAAAGTCATgcaattacaaaacaaaaaggaggagAACAAAATCATGTAACTCACTGTAATGTAACAGAACAGACGTGAATCCTGAGTAGCATcttacaaaacattttcaacagaAGTAAAACACGTTTTAAAGCTGttgtattgtatttttgttCAAGCATTCTGATTATTGCATTGCCTTGCGTTCATAACcactttgttttaaaaacagagaaGTGATTAAATAGCTGCAAAAGGCTGATAGGAgcacaaaaaaatacactgcTGATCTTCAACTTAAATTCAATGAAATTACTCAAAAACCAAAAATGTACTCCAAATTGAAAATGCAGACTTATTagttgtgagaaaaaaaatcaccaccaTTGATAGTGTTAATCACTTGATTTTCCACCTAGAGATTGCACAGTGGATTAGGGCCTACTATTCCTACCTACTAGTGAATATATCCAAATTTGAGTTCGatcttttgggttttttgtgtggagtttgcatgttttctctggtgCTCTAGTttccagtccaaaaacatgcattcagGGCTAATTATTGACTCTGAAATGCCCATAGCcgtgaatgagtgtgtgattATCTCTCTGTGTTGGGTCCATGTGATGAGCTGGGGATCTGTACATCGTGTAAGTTGAATTAAACCGTAGTTGGCGGAATCAGCCCCTGATGGTTCTACACTGGATAAagtggaataaagaaaaaaggtaAAGTCGAGCAGAAACTTCATTAAATAATGGTGCCACCTTCTGGTCAAAGGCATATATTGCATTCTGCCTGCAGGCATACAGTTTTCCTCCATTGATTTTGCtaatttcttgaaacagaaattacattctcaaaacaacatagACATTTCTCCAAGCTACTCTgcaactgctcacaacagaacagcATTTGCCattcatttcatcaaattgCAAATATCTTGGTacatgtctcaatgtctcagaaCATCTTTGCAAATGATCAGTAAGGCtagatttagcacaatttccaagtgaatagatCATGTCGACTTACAATGATTAATTTTCAGTGTAATGTGGGCTACATGcaattttcctctttttttttttgtttctttgtgtttgctttACAGTATATTAAACTCTGATGGAACTCTGACTTTGTGAGTGAATCAAAATGATCATTTCCTTGGAAGTATGAATGCAATATGTGAAGTCAAAAGCTGAAGGttcttcttactgtaaaatccttttttattattttgtgataCAATATGGATTCTGTCAGCAAAAGAACGCCCTcggccaaaaaaaaagaagaaaaactagTGCAGGAATCgttgtgaatgaaggactgggctcagacagaAAGGTAGACGAGGAATATATCAATTATTTTCTGCCTTAATGACAAAGTAAACATTCTGACTTTCAGTGCTCACACAATACGAAAAgaacaaagcattttgagggcATCGAccatttgtttgaaaaagaaatgtagttttgccACCCGAATGAACTATTTTGAAAGAgagctttgacaggtgaactgTGTGGTTATGCTGAAttgtccaggttgtttttgacaaggGAACCAAGAGAACTGATAGCGCCCAGCCTGTTTAGAGAAATGAGTCAAAACCACTGAGAAGGATCTTTGCATTTTGGTGGCACTGACTATTTATATAGAAAAGAAATGTAGCTTTcaaacatgagtgaacagttttggTAAAGATATGAGGTTTTGCGAGTGAACTATGGcgttgagctgaactgtaagaccgTTTTACTACCAGTAAATTATCTTagagttttcaaaatgtaatttctgtttcaagaaatgagccaaaccaatggagaaaaactgtataaaaaaaatcacacaagaacaaacaaaagtaTTTCTCCATGtcctttttgctgtttttcaatggggttttttccatgttttcactTCACCCAATTGTACATTTGATCTATATATTTGTAAAAGAccaataaaaagataaaaagaaatcagaagAAAGGAACAAAGTTTGGTACGCCCACTTGTTGGCTTCAAAACAATTTTGCAACCTGCAGGTTTTTTAAGGAACAAAGCAGGAACTCCATGAAAAACCAAAGATCTTCTGCTGCTGTATGCTGGCTcaaattattttgtgtttttatgtagaATAGGTGTTCTCTTGAATAGAAGCCGATCAGTCCAATTATGGGCCTTTGTTCTGGAGGCACGTCAGGGTGTTTGAGCTACAGGTGTGATTACTAGTTCACTGTCACGAGCAGCCCCAAAAATCGAAAAGGCAGGAAAGAGCTTTTGTCTTGGATTTAAAAAACCACCAACCATCGAACTGAGAAAAGACCTTAGCATTGAAGCGCCAGTGAAATTGCATCCGGTGAAGGAGTAGATCAAAGTCCTGGCATCCACGTCGTAGAAGGAGACCTCTTTGTTTTCATAATCCACAAACACTCCAACTCTCTCCGGTTTCTGTCTCAGGAACAGGGTTTCTGAGCGAGATGAGTCAAAAACTGAATAGCACTCCCAAAGGGTGGTGTACAGTGCAAAGATCCAGCATGTTTTGTTTGACACGGTCGGATTGACCACACCCACCTGAAAGTTGTCAAGGCCACTGACTTGAACCTCATAGTAGAACTTGCCTGAAGAATAACCCTCAGTCGCCAGGACAAAAGGGGCTTGTTCAAGACTACACACGAGCCCAGCAAGGTAATTCCATATGTTTTGATGAAAACCCAGCCGCTTCCCATCCTCAGACAACGCAAGTCCAAGGGACAGCGTGAACGCGTTCATTTGCACGTTCACTGCATGGCACTGCTGAATCATCGCCAGCTTGTCCTCAGGTTTCGACAAATCCTGAATGAAACCATCAGCCATCATCGGTCCTTCAGTTGCATCTTCTGGTTCACAGCTATCAGACAGCCTGACCTCATGGAGGAGCAACTCCATCTCATTAGTGATAGCCTTTTCCATCCGTTCCACTGCTTTTTTCACAATCCCCGCATAGATCTGAGGACTGCTATCAGGAAGTTGCTGTGGTGCAGGGCTGAAgaggtcctcagtgtgtgtgggtaGGTGAAGGGATGGCCagttctgcagcaggaggagatggtCCTCTGTTTGTAAAAGCTGCTCCATTTTAGATCTTCTCCTCCTCAACTTGGCaagttccttctccagctgtgCGACTCGCCCTTCGGCTTCCGtctctgcttctttctgcttctcctgGATCACCCCAATCAGCTCTGACTGCCTACATTTCAGAGAGTCCACCAGAAACGCGAAAAATGCATTGATGCTCGATATATCACTGTCtgactcctctctgctctgctggatgGAGTCTTTGACTTCTTTAACAGTATTGGATTTAGCTTCTTCCATTATTTTCATCCCTGACGTTGCACTCTGGAGCTGTGCTGCCTTTTCCCTGTGGGCTTGCTCGAGTGGAACAGCTTTATGACCCACATGGTCGTCTTTCAAACACTTGAAACAAATGCACACCTGGTCTGGTTGACAGAAGAGCTCCAGCATCTTGTCGTGCTTCGTACACACCCTGTCCTCCAGGTTTGACACGGGCTCAGTCAGCTTGTGCTTCCTGAGACTTGCCACCCGCAGATGAGGATCCAGGTGACCCTCGCAGTACGAAGCCAAACACACCAGACACGTCTTCTGGGCTTTGAGCTTTGGTCCGACGCAGATGTCACATGGCACTTCTCCTGGTCTGACAAATATCTCACCTTCCGCCTTCACCCTCATGCTCTTAAAAAGCTTCACCATATCCCTGAAGTCAGTGTTGACCTGGAGCTGTGGTCGACTGCCGAAGCTTTGCTTACAGATGGGACACTGTATTTGGCCGCTGCAGTTCCAGTACCCTGTGATACATGCCTTGCAGTAGTTGTGACCACAGGGAGTAGAGACTGGATCAGTGAACACATCCAGACAGATTGAACACAGGAACTGTTCTTCAGGGAGGGTGCCACCTGAGGCCATCGCtagagaaaagaaagacatgaaGTTTTTTATTAAAGTAGTTATCCTACACTTTTTAGACTATTTTTTCAgtctttaatgtgattttccaCATTAAATCATCCCATTTGACCTGTTGCAGTCAAAAACTTACAAACGTCAGTGTGACCATTTGGATCAATGGCTGCTATGGACTAAATGTAGGCAACATTTGACAGAATACTAAATGTTATACTTGTTTTTTACAATTAGAACTATATCACTACTCACTTTACGCATTGAGGAGAACACTTATAGCACATATTTCATCTTTTAACAAGATAGAACATCCTAAAAGTGAAATCAATGGCACAAAAAAACTTAcctaaaatacaaataaattgcTCTTTTGTTTGAGTTATATTTACTTTTGCTATACAATTATGGGGAGGCATTCCAAAGTAAAGGCACCAAcaaaatgggatttttttaaacagttttataAATTTCTAACCTGCTACAATGTCGCTCTCCATTAAATTGACAGCTACAAATATTGTAATATAATAGAATAGCAATGT
The sequence above is drawn from the Salarias fasciatus chromosome 17, fSalaFa1.1, whole genome shotgun sequence genome and encodes:
- the LOC115404357 gene encoding E3 ubiquitin-protein ligase TRIM39-like, producing the protein MSGRRKSSRSSRPKQNLADRRLAMASGGTLPEEQFLCSICLDVFTDPVSTPCGHNYCKACITGYWNCSGQIQCPICKQSFGSRPQLQVNTDFRDMVKLFKSMRVKAEGEIFVRPGEVPCDICVGPKLKAQKTCLVCLASYCEGHLDPHLRVASLRKHKLTEPVSNLEDRVCTKHDKMLELFCQPDQVCICFKCLKDDHVGHKAVPLEQAHREKAAQLQSATSGMKIMEEAKSNTVKEVKDSIQQSREESDSDISSINAFFAFLVDSLKCRQSELIGVIQEKQKEAETEAEGRVAQLEKELAKLRRRRSKMEQLLQTEDHLLLLQNWPSLHLPTHTEDLFSPAPQQLPDSSPQIYAGIVKKAVERMEKAITNEMELLLHEVRLSDSCEPEDATEGPMMADGFIQDLSKPEDKLAMIQQCHAVNVQMNAFTLSLGLALSEDGKRLGFHQNIWNYLAGLVCSLEQAPFVLATEGYSSGKFYYEVQVSGLDNFQVGVVNPTVSNKTCWIFALYTTLWECYSVFDSSRSETLFLRQKPERVGVFVDYENKEVSFYDVDARTLIYSFTGCNFTGASMLRSFLSSMVGGFLNPRQKLFPAFSIFGAARDSELVITPVAQTP